A section of the Balearica regulorum gibbericeps isolate bBalReg1 chromosome W, bBalReg1.pri, whole genome shotgun sequence genome encodes:
- the LOC142599328 gene encoding 3-hydroxy-3-methylglutaryl-coenzyme A reductase-like translates to MPGQPTTYCQSKVVTLFHLETFKRIFTKRIYAFSPHPLHFQKGAKFLTDAEVISLVNAKHIPAYKLETVMETQERGVAIRRQMLSKKLPEPSSLQYLPYRNYNYSLVMGACCENVIGYMPIPVGVAGPLFLDNKEFHIPVATTEGCLVASTNRGCRAICLGGGASSRILADGMTRGPVVRLPTACQAAEVKVWLESPEGFKIMKEAFDSTSRFARLQKLIISLAGRNLYIRFQSGTGDAMGMNMISKGTEKALARLNEEFPDLQVIALSGNYCTDKKPAAINWIEGRGKSVVCEAVVPAKVVREVLKTTTEDIVEVNVNKNLVGSAMAGSIGGYNAHAANIVTAIYIACGQDAAQNVGSSNCITLMERTGFTNKDLYISCTMPSIEIGTVGGGTNLLPQQACLQMLGVQGASQDNPGENARQLAKIVCATVMAGELSLMAALAAGHLVKSHMIHNRSKINLQDLQGTCTKKAA, encoded by the exons atgcca ggtcaacccaccacatattGTCAAAGTAAAGTTGTTACcctttttcatttggaaacatttaaaaggaTTTTCACCAAGAGAATCTatgctttttctccccacccttTACATTTCCAGAAGGGAGCAAAATTCCTTACTGATGCTGAGGTCATCAGCTTAGTTAATGCTAAGCATATTCCTGCATACAAACTGGAAACAGTGATGGAAACTCAGGAGCGAGGTGTGGCCATTCGCAGACAGATGTTATCTAAGAAACTCCCTGAACCTTCATCTTTGCAATATCTTCCTTATAGGAATTACAATTATTCTTTG gttatgGGAGCTTGCTGTGAAAATGTGATTGGATATATGCCTATTCCTGTAGGTGTAGCAGGACCACTATTTTTGGATAACAAAGAGTTTCACATTCCAGTGGCAACAACAGAAGGATGTCTTGTAGCAAGCACAAACAGAGGATGTAGAGCAATATGT ctTGGTGGAGGAGCAAGTAGCCGCATTCTGGCAGATGGGATGACTCGAGGACCTGTTGTTAGGCTGCCCACTGCTTGCCAGGctgcagaagtgaaagtttGGCTTGAAAGCCCTGAaggctttaaaataatgaaggaaGCTTTTGACAGCACAAGTAG GTTTGCCCGCCTACAAAAACTTATCATCAGTTTGGCTGGTCGTAACCTTTATATCCGTTTTCAGTCTGGAACAGGGGATGCAATGGGAATGAATATGATTTCAAAA GGTACTGAAAAAGCACTGGCAAGGTTGAATGAAGAGTTTCCTGATCTCCAGGTTATAGCTCTCAGTGGTAACTATTGTACAGACAAAAAACCTGCTGCTATAAATTGGATAGAAGGAAGAGGGAAGTCTGTTGTCTGCGAAGCAGTTGTTCCAGCCAAGGTCGTTAGAGAA GTATTGAAGACAACTACAGAAGATATAGTTGAAGTCAATGTAAACAAAAATTTGGTGGGTTCTGCGATGGCTGGTAGCATAGGTGGCTACAATGCACATGCAGCAAACATTGTGACAGCTATCTACATTGCCTGTGGTCAG GATGCTGCACAGAACGTGGGCAGCTCTAATTGCATCACTTTGATGGAGCGAACTGGTTTCACCAACAAAGACCTATACATCAGCTGCACAATGCCTTCTATAGAAATAGGAACTGTTGGCGGAGGCACCAACTTGCTTCCGCAGCAGGCCTGTTTGCAG atgtTAGGGGTTCAAGGTGCAAGCCAAGATAACCCTGGTGAAAATGCCCGTCAGCTTGCCAAAATTGTATGTGCTACAGTGATGGCAGGGGAATTATCACTAATGGCAGCTCTTGCAGCTGGGCATCTAGTTAAAAGCCACATGATTCACAACAg GtcaaaaataaatctacaaGATCTTCAAGGAACCTGCACTAAGAAGGCAGCTTGA